Genomic window (Gammaproteobacteria bacterium):
AAGTGGCCGAGACGAGGAACGAGTCGAGGTCGATGGGGGTGAACCGCGGGGAATGATTCCCGCAGACCTGAGCCTCTTGAACATGTCGGGCGATGACCGTGCCGCTGTACGCTGGGCGTTGCCGAAAGGATCACATGAGCAAACCAGTTACACACCTTCAGATCGACCGCCGGCTCTGCGGTTCGCCCCGGCTGCTTGAAGAAGGGCGAGCCGAGGTCCATCTGACAACCATCGCAGTGATGGCCGTCGACGGCCGTGGTCTCGTCCACGGTGGGTTCGTTTTCGGTCTGGCCGACCACGCAGCCATGCTGGCGGTGAACGATCCGAACGTCGTGCTGGGGAGCGCCGATGTTCGTTTCACGGCCCCGGTGAGCGTCGGAGACGCTCTCGTCGCTCGTGCTCGTGTCGATGGAACAGAGGGCAGAAGGCGAGCGGTCACCGTCGAGGTTGACAACGGCGATTCGATTGTGCTCACCGGCATGTTCTCCTGTTTCGTCCTCGATCAGCATGTGCTGGAGCGGTGATGGGGTTTGCGCACGGAGGTGAACGGGTTGCCGAT
Coding sequences:
- a CDS encoding thioesterase, giving the protein MSKPVTHLQIDRRLCGSPRLLEEGRAEVHLTTIAVMAVDGRGLVHGGFVFGLADHAAMLAVNDPNVVLGSADVRFTAPVSVGDALVARARVDGTEGRRRAVTVEVDNGDSIVLTGMFSCFVLDQHVLER